The following coding sequences are from one Bradyrhizobium sp. 200 window:
- a CDS encoding thiamine pyrophosphate-binding protein has translation MAEAAKSRSEAPAALPTWPDEIYRALKDAGIRQVAMVPDAGHSRLIRSFEADPETRVVTLTTEEEGVAMLAGAWLGGERGVLLLQSSGVGNCINMLSLPVICHMPLLMIVTMRGDWGEFNPWQIPMGQGTRPSLEAMGVIVNKVDEPDLVASAVQGAAHLAFNTWKPVAVLIGQRVLGAKNFKELARK, from the coding sequence ATGGCGGAAGCAGCAAAATCACGTAGCGAGGCGCCGGCGGCGCTGCCGACGTGGCCGGACGAGATCTACCGCGCGCTCAAGGACGCCGGCATTCGCCAGGTTGCCATGGTGCCGGACGCCGGCCACAGCCGCCTGATCCGTTCCTTCGAGGCCGACCCCGAAACCCGCGTCGTGACGCTGACGACGGAAGAGGAGGGCGTGGCGATGCTGGCGGGCGCATGGCTCGGCGGCGAGCGCGGCGTTCTGCTGTTGCAGTCGAGCGGCGTCGGCAATTGCATCAACATGCTGTCGCTGCCCGTCATCTGCCACATGCCGCTGTTGATGATCGTCACCATGCGCGGCGACTGGGGCGAGTTCAACCCGTGGCAGATCCCGATGGGGCAGGGGACGCGGCCCTCGCTGGAGGCCATGGGCGTGATCGTGAACAAGGTGGACGAGCCCGATCTCGTCGCCTCGGCCGTGCAGGGCGCGGCCCATCTCGCCTTCAACACCTGGAAGCCGGTGGCGGTCCTGATCGGCCAGCGTGTGCTCGGCGCCAAGAATTTCAAGGAGCTTGCCCGCAAATGA
- a CDS encoding thiamine pyrophosphate-dependent enzyme: MTANPNALLHRRDVVNELLRDRADLLVIAGLGAPNWDVSAAGDHPNNFPLWGAMGGASMIGLGLALAQPKRKVLVVTGDGEMLMNVGSLATIAVEAPKNLTIAVLDNERFGETGMQKTPTASGVDLAAIATACGIRTSRIVRTMAEVTELRDLAHEGRGTAFAQIKINPEALVFVMPPADGVILTTRFRQSVLGDEALYN; the protein is encoded by the coding sequence ATGACCGCCAATCCGAACGCGCTTTTGCATCGCCGTGACGTCGTCAACGAATTGCTGCGTGACCGCGCGGATCTCCTCGTCATCGCCGGCCTCGGCGCGCCGAACTGGGACGTCTCCGCCGCCGGCGATCATCCCAACAATTTCCCGCTCTGGGGCGCCATGGGCGGCGCCTCCATGATCGGGCTCGGGCTGGCGCTGGCGCAGCCGAAGCGCAAAGTGCTTGTCGTCACCGGCGACGGCGAGATGCTGATGAATGTCGGCTCGCTTGCGACGATTGCGGTGGAAGCGCCGAAGAACCTGACGATCGCCGTGCTCGACAATGAGCGCTTCGGCGAGACCGGCATGCAGAAAACCCCGACCGCCTCCGGCGTCGACCTCGCCGCCATCGCGACCGCCTGCGGTATCCGCACCTCGCGCATCGTCCGCACGATGGCCGAGGTCACCGAGCTGCGCGACCTCGCGCATGAGGGCAGGGGAACGGCCTTCGCGCAGATCAAGATCAATCCCGAGGCGCTGGTATTCGTGATGCCGCCGGCCGACGGCGTCATCCTGACGACGCGCTTCCGGCAATCGGTGCTGGGAGACGAGGCGCTTTATAATTGA